The Planococcus donghaensis genome contains a region encoding:
- the hisS gene encoding histidine--tRNA ligase, with protein sequence MNIQAPRGTYDVLPDQSAKWQEVEQKINDLCRLYQYKEIRTPIFEHTELFQRGVGDTTDIVQKEMYTFQDRGDRSLTLRPEGTASVVRSYVENKLFGMPDQPVKLFYTGPMFRYERPQAGRMRQFVQFGVEAIGSKDPAIDAEVISLAMEVYRSVGLKQLRLVINSLGDTESRIAHKEALIKHFEPSINEFCNDCQTRLEKNPLRILDCKVDRNHPLMATAPSLTDYLNEESRAYFDEVQSYLSSMDIEFVVDPNLVRGLDYYNHTAFEIMSDAEGFGAITTLAGGGRYNGLVEDLGGPDAPGIGFAMSIERLLLALEMEKVVIGQSNNLEVYVVAMDESTKKKAFAVVRDLRVNGISADMDFTARKVKAQMKSADRKGAAFVIVIGDTELESGKVKLKEMATGEQQEMSFDEIAATLLKKKSLEE encoded by the coding sequence ATGAACATTCAAGCACCACGCGGCACGTATGATGTGTTGCCCGACCAATCGGCTAAATGGCAAGAAGTAGAACAAAAAATTAATGACTTGTGCAGATTGTATCAATACAAAGAAATCCGCACACCTATTTTCGAACACACGGAACTTTTCCAACGCGGTGTAGGTGACACGACGGACATCGTTCAAAAAGAAATGTATACGTTCCAAGACCGTGGCGATCGTTCATTAACGTTGCGTCCAGAAGGCACAGCATCAGTTGTTCGTTCTTACGTAGAAAATAAATTATTTGGTATGCCGGATCAGCCGGTTAAATTATTTTATACAGGTCCTATGTTCCGCTATGAGCGCCCACAAGCAGGACGCATGCGGCAGTTTGTGCAATTTGGTGTAGAAGCAATCGGTTCTAAAGATCCGGCAATTGACGCAGAAGTCATTTCGTTGGCGATGGAAGTTTATCGTTCTGTGGGACTTAAGCAATTGCGATTGGTGATTAATTCTCTAGGTGACACAGAAAGCCGCATTGCGCACAAAGAAGCATTGATCAAGCATTTCGAACCAAGCATCAATGAATTTTGTAACGATTGCCAAACACGCCTCGAGAAAAATCCATTACGCATTTTGGATTGCAAAGTAGACCGCAATCATCCGTTAATGGCAACTGCGCCGTCACTTACAGATTATTTAAATGAAGAATCACGTGCTTATTTCGATGAAGTGCAATCATACCTTTCAAGCATGGATATTGAATTTGTTGTGGATCCAAATTTAGTACGCGGACTTGATTATTACAATCACACAGCATTTGAAATTATGAGCGATGCTGAAGGTTTTGGCGCAATTACAACTTTAGCTGGTGGGGGACGTTATAACGGACTTGTTGAAGATTTAGGTGGTCCTGATGCACCAGGGATTGGCTTTGCGATGAGCATTGAACGTTTGTTATTGGCACTGGAAATGGAAAAAGTCGTTATTGGTCAATCAAACAACTTAGAAGTATATGTTGTTGCGATGGATGAGTCGACAAAGAAAAAAGCCTTTGCAGTAGTGCGTGATTTACGCGTAAATGGCATTTCAGCAGATATGGATTTTACTGCACGTAAAGTAAAAGCACAGATGAAATCAGCCGACCGTAAAGGAGCTGCATTTGTCATCGTTATCGGTGACACAGAACTAGAAAGTGGCAAAGTGAAATTAAAAGAAATGGCGACGGGTGAGCAGCAGGAAATGTCATTCGACGAAATCGCAGCAACTTTATTGAAAAAGAAATCACTGGAGGAATAA
- the aspS gene encoding aspartate--tRNA ligase, whose protein sequence is MSRTHYCGEVNETVIGQRVTLKGWVQKRRDLGGLIFVDVRDRSGIVQVVFNPEISKEAAAIGESLRNEFVVHIDGLVVERSAGQINATMKTGKIEVQVDHATVINAAKNPPFAIENNTDVSEDLRLKYRYLDLRRPAMYETFKMRSDVTKSIRRFLDEEGFIEVETPILTKSTPEGARDYLVPSRVHDGEFYALPQSPQLFKQMLMVSGFDKYYQIARCFRDEDLRADRQPEFTQIDMEMSFQSMEDIIDMNERLMVQMMKDVKNVDIEPTFQRMSYTEAMDRFGSDKPDVRFGLELVNVSDLVKDSAFKVFTGAIENGGQVKLINVKGQAANYSRKDIDALGEFAAVYGAKGLAWLKVEEEGVKGPIAKFFEGEAATALTERAQAEAGDLLLFVADKKSVVADALGALRLKFGKELGLIDSSVYKFLWITDWPLLEYDEKDGRYYAAHHPFTMPFEEDLDKLATDPQSVRAQAYDLVLNGYELGGGSARIYRREIQEQMFEVLGFSKEEANEQFGFLMEAFEYGTPPHGGIAFGLDRLVMLLAGRTNLRDTIAFPKTASASDLLTDAPSAVSGAQLDELSLSLNIQNNK, encoded by the coding sequence ATGTCAAGAACGCATTATTGTGGAGAAGTCAACGAAACGGTTATTGGACAACGTGTAACATTAAAAGGGTGGGTACAAAAACGCCGTGACCTTGGTGGATTGATTTTTGTGGATGTTCGCGATCGCTCTGGAATTGTTCAAGTTGTTTTCAATCCGGAAATTTCAAAAGAAGCCGCAGCTATTGGCGAATCGTTACGCAATGAATTTGTTGTGCACATCGACGGCTTAGTAGTAGAAAGATCGGCAGGTCAAATCAATGCAACAATGAAAACGGGTAAGATTGAAGTGCAAGTTGATCACGCAACTGTTATCAATGCTGCGAAAAATCCGCCGTTCGCAATTGAAAACAACACAGATGTCAGCGAAGATTTACGTTTAAAATACCGTTATTTAGACTTGCGTCGCCCGGCAATGTACGAAACGTTCAAAATGCGTTCTGACGTCACGAAATCGATTCGTCGTTTCTTAGATGAAGAAGGATTTATCGAAGTGGAAACGCCGATTTTAACGAAATCTACTCCAGAAGGCGCACGCGATTATTTAGTGCCAAGCCGAGTTCATGACGGCGAATTTTATGCATTGCCACAATCTCCTCAATTGTTTAAGCAAATGTTGATGGTTTCTGGTTTTGATAAATATTACCAAATTGCTCGTTGTTTCCGCGATGAAGATCTTCGTGCTGACCGTCAGCCAGAATTTACACAAATCGATATGGAAATGAGTTTTCAATCGATGGAAGACATTATTGACATGAACGAACGCCTAATGGTTCAAATGATGAAAGATGTAAAAAATGTCGACATTGAACCAACTTTCCAACGAATGAGCTATACAGAAGCGATGGATCGTTTTGGCTCAGATAAACCGGATGTGCGTTTTGGTTTAGAACTTGTAAATGTTTCAGATTTAGTCAAAGATTCGGCATTTAAAGTGTTTACGGGCGCGATTGAAAACGGCGGTCAAGTAAAATTGATCAATGTGAAAGGGCAAGCGGCTAACTATTCTCGCAAAGACATTGATGCACTAGGCGAATTTGCTGCAGTCTACGGAGCAAAAGGACTTGCTTGGTTAAAAGTAGAAGAAGAAGGCGTGAAAGGTCCTATTGCTAAATTCTTTGAAGGCGAAGCAGCAACTGCGCTAACAGAACGTGCACAAGCAGAAGCAGGAGATTTATTATTGTTTGTTGCAGACAAAAAGTCAGTAGTTGCAGATGCACTAGGAGCACTTCGTTTGAAGTTTGGTAAGGAATTAGGATTGATTGACAGTTCGGTTTACAAATTCTTGTGGATCACAGACTGGCCATTACTTGAGTATGATGAAAAAGATGGTCGCTATTATGCTGCTCACCATCCGTTCACAATGCCGTTTGAAGAAGACTTAGACAAATTGGCAACAGATCCACAAAGTGTTCGTGCACAAGCTTACGACCTTGTGTTGAACGGTTATGAGCTAGGTGGAGGGTCGGCGCGGATTTATCGTCGTGAAATTCAAGAACAAATGTTTGAAGTATTAGGCTTTAGTAAAGAAGAAGCAAACGAACAATTTGGTTTCTTGATGGAAGCTTTCGAATATGGCACGCCTCCACACGGTGGGATTGCATTCGGTTTAGACCGCCTTGTGATGTTGTTAGCAGGCCGTACGAATTTGCGTGATACCATCGCTTTCCCGAAAACGGCAAGTGCTAGTGACTTGTTAACAGACGCACCAAGCGCAGTATCGGGCGCGCAATTGGACGAATTGAGTTTATCGCTGAACATTCAGAATAATAAATAA
- a CDS encoding tRNA threonylcarbamoyladenosine dehydratase: protein MLHQFSRNELAVGKEGIELLKNSTVAILGIGGVGSFAAEACARSGVGTIILVDKDNVDITNINRQLVANLSTVGKSKAGVMKDRIADINTECNVISLHMFYTEETYEEFFSYNPDYVIDASDTMIYKVHLMEECYKRGIKIIASMGAANKTDPTRFKIADISKTHTDPLAKIIRKKLRQSGIRKGIPVIFSDESPIIVREDVVENVGKPDASIRKAQMPPSSNAFTPSAVGLIAASWVVNDITKSIPITRVRMN, encoded by the coding sequence ATGTTACATCAGTTCTCAAGAAACGAATTAGCAGTAGGTAAAGAAGGAATCGAGTTATTAAAAAATTCAACGGTCGCCATTTTAGGAATTGGGGGCGTGGGTTCGTTTGCAGCTGAAGCATGTGCACGAAGTGGCGTCGGTACGATCATTCTTGTGGACAAGGATAATGTCGATATTACCAACATCAACCGTCAGCTTGTCGCCAATTTATCTACCGTTGGAAAATCCAAAGCAGGTGTGATGAAAGATCGCATCGCTGACATTAACACCGAATGTAACGTCATTTCTTTGCATATGTTCTACACTGAAGAAACATATGAAGAATTTTTCAGTTACAATCCCGATTATGTAATTGATGCATCAGATACGATGATTTATAAAGTTCATTTGATGGAAGAATGTTATAAACGTGGCATCAAAATTATTGCGAGTATGGGAGCGGCAAATAAAACCGATCCAACACGCTTTAAAATCGCGGATATTTCAAAAACACATACGGATCCATTGGCGAAAATTATCCGTAAGAAATTACGTCAGTCTGGAATTCGTAAAGGCATTCCAGTAATCTTTTCAGACGAAAGCCCAATCATCGTTCGTGAAGATGTGGTGGAGAACGTTGGTAAGCCGGATGCAAGCATTCGTAAAGCGCAGATGCCGCCGTCCTCAAACGCATTCACGCCTTCTGCAGTTGGCTTAATCGCTGCGAGCTGGGTAGTTAACGATATTACCAAATCAATTCCCATTACACGCGTTCGCATGAATTAA
- a CDS encoding replication-associated recombination protein A, producing MHNEPLAFRMRPRTIDEVVGQKDVIGPHTALYKMISNGHVPSMLLYGEPGIGKTSIAHAIAGTSNLPFIALNATTSGKKDVEEVVTEARMTGKVLLFLDEIHRFNKLQQDALLPHVESGAIVLIGATTENPFHDVNPAIRSRCGEIKQLKRLTHEDIVQLLNAALTEPKRGLGNEQIEISEKQVERIAEGTNGDARKALTMLESIVIASDEINGKFIVEDQMVEQMIKRVGVFGDKKGSHFFNLLSALQKSVRGSDVNAAMYYLAHLLENGDLTAVTRRLLVMAYEDIGLANPAVGGHVLAACQAADRLGLPEARIPLAQAVAEMCLSEKSNSAYKAIDAATSAINKGEVGDIPMHLRDTHYAGSAELGHGGYRYPHDTPVGSFGGWADQDYLPKEVKKAEFYKPVIAGEEKKFAGIYEKLKSFRKNKK from the coding sequence ATGCATAACGAGCCTTTAGCTTTTCGTATGCGTCCGCGAACAATTGATGAAGTTGTCGGACAAAAAGACGTAATTGGACCGCATACGGCTTTGTATAAAATGATCAGCAACGGACATGTCCCGTCCATGCTGTTATATGGTGAACCTGGAATTGGTAAAACTTCTATCGCTCATGCTATTGCCGGAACGTCAAACTTACCATTTATCGCATTGAATGCCACAACTTCTGGCAAGAAAGATGTCGAAGAAGTCGTTACCGAAGCTCGGATGACCGGTAAAGTGCTGCTGTTTCTCGATGAGATCCACCGCTTTAATAAATTACAACAAGATGCCTTACTGCCGCACGTCGAAAGTGGCGCGATTGTATTGATTGGTGCGACGACTGAAAATCCATTTCATGATGTCAATCCTGCGATTCGTTCACGTTGCGGGGAAATCAAACAGTTAAAACGTTTAACCCACGAAGACATCGTTCAGCTTTTAAACGCTGCCTTAACCGAACCAAAACGAGGACTTGGCAACGAACAAATTGAGATTTCCGAAAAACAAGTTGAACGCATTGCAGAAGGCACAAATGGTGATGCGCGAAAAGCATTGACGATGCTGGAATCAATTGTTATCGCATCTGATGAAATTAATGGGAAATTTATAGTGGAAGATCAAATGGTCGAACAAATGATCAAACGTGTTGGTGTGTTTGGCGATAAAAAAGGCTCTCACTTTTTCAATTTGCTCTCTGCTTTGCAAAAATCAGTACGTGGTAGTGATGTGAATGCCGCGATGTATTACTTGGCGCACTTGCTTGAAAATGGTGATTTAACAGCAGTGACTAGACGTTTACTCGTTATGGCATACGAAGACATTGGACTTGCCAACCCAGCCGTTGGAGGTCACGTGCTTGCAGCGTGCCAAGCAGCGGACCGCCTTGGTTTACCAGAAGCCCGTATTCCACTCGCACAAGCAGTTGCTGAAATGTGTCTTTCCGAAAAATCCAATTCGGCTTATAAAGCCATTGATGCCGCGACTAGTGCCATTAACAAAGGTGAAGTCGGTGACATCCCGATGCATTTACGTGATACCCATTATGCCGGAAGCGCAGAACTCGGTCATGGTGGCTATCGCTATCCGCACGACACACCGGTAGGTTCGTTTGGTGGCTGGGCAGATCAAGACTACTTACCAAAAGAAGTAAAAAAAGCAGAATTCTACAAACCAGTCATTGCTGGTGAAGAAAAGAAATTCGCCGGGATTTATGAAAAGCTAAAAAGCTTCCGAAAAAACAAAAAATAA
- the cymR gene encoding cysteine metabolism transcriptional regulator CymR → MKISTKGRYGLTIMIDLGKHYGEGPLPLRKIAAQNELSEAYLEQLVGPLRNSGLVKSVRGAYGGYMLTRHPKEISAGDVIRVLEGPIQPVEGIEDEKQPQRELWVRIRDAVKNVLDTTTIEDLANAENDETENYMYYI, encoded by the coding sequence ATGAAAATATCAACAAAAGGCCGTTATGGGCTTACGATTATGATCGATCTTGGAAAACATTACGGCGAAGGTCCATTGCCGCTTCGTAAAATTGCAGCGCAAAATGAGCTTTCTGAAGCTTATTTAGAGCAACTAGTCGGTCCGTTGCGAAACTCAGGGTTGGTTAAAAGTGTCCGCGGGGCATATGGTGGCTATATGTTAACGCGTCACCCAAAAGAAATTTCAGCTGGAGATGTGATTCGTGTTCTTGAAGGACCTATTCAACCAGTGGAAGGCATCGAGGACGAAAAGCAACCACAGCGTGAGCTATGGGTGCGTATTCGGGATGCAGTGAAAAATGTGTTGGACACGACCACCATCGAAGACTTAGCTAATGCTGAAAACGATGAAACTGAAAACTATATGTATTATATATAA
- a CDS encoding cysteine desulfurase family protein, giving the protein MNRIYLDHAATSPMHPEVIATFSEALGSVYGNPSSIHTTGRAARKVLDDARKLLANSIHADDNEIIFTNGGTEADNLAIFGTAAKKEGNHIITTVIEHHAVLHACEKLEREGYDVTYLPVGENGSVRAEDVKNALRDDTILVSIMMGNNEVGTIQPIAEIGEVLKDTDVTFHTDAVQAFGILPIDVNKLNVDLLSVSAHKLNGPKGVGVLYQRKGTALSPLLYGGEQERKRRAGTENVPAISAFAKAAEIALATMEEKNATYEQFKTIFKDVLDKQNVDYKENGSNSMPHILNLSISGIEIESFLINLDLAGISASSGSACTAGSIDPSHVLVAMYGEKATEIRNSIRFSFGLGLTSETIEQAAEKTAQISQRLALK; this is encoded by the coding sequence ATGAATCGAATATATTTAGACCATGCGGCAACTTCGCCAATGCATCCGGAAGTGATTGCTACTTTTTCTGAAGCGCTTGGCTCAGTTTATGGCAATCCTTCTAGCATTCATACAACCGGTAGAGCAGCACGCAAAGTGTTGGACGATGCACGTAAATTATTGGCTAACAGCATTCATGCAGATGACAACGAAATCATCTTTACGAATGGTGGAACAGAAGCGGATAACTTAGCGATTTTTGGAACGGCTGCAAAAAAAGAGGGCAACCATATCATCACAACAGTTATTGAACACCATGCGGTCTTGCATGCTTGCGAAAAACTAGAGCGTGAAGGATATGACGTAACCTATTTACCTGTGGGCGAAAATGGTAGTGTGCGAGCAGAAGACGTGAAAAATGCGCTTCGTGACGATACAATTCTAGTATCGATTATGATGGGCAATAACGAAGTTGGAACCATTCAACCCATTGCCGAAATTGGTGAAGTGTTAAAAGATACAGATGTGACGTTCCATACGGACGCGGTTCAAGCATTTGGGATATTGCCAATCGATGTCAACAAGTTAAACGTCGATTTATTATCGGTTTCTGCCCATAAACTAAATGGCCCTAAAGGCGTTGGCGTTTTATATCAACGAAAAGGAACGGCACTTTCTCCACTTTTATACGGTGGAGAGCAAGAACGTAAGCGTCGCGCGGGAACAGAAAACGTGCCGGCGATTTCGGCATTTGCAAAAGCAGCCGAAATTGCACTAGCGACGATGGAAGAGAAAAACGCCACTTACGAGCAGTTTAAAACAATTTTCAAAGACGTTTTAGACAAACAAAACGTTGATTATAAAGAAAACGGCAGTAATTCCATGCCGCATATTTTAAATCTCAGCATTTCAGGCATTGAAATCGAGTCGTTTTTGATCAACTTGGATTTAGCGGGAATATCAGCTTCTAGCGGATCGGCGTGCACAGCGGGGTCAATCGATCCTTCTCATGTACTCGTTGCCATGTATGGTGAAAAAGCTACTGAAATCCGCAATTCCATTCGATTTAGTTTCGGTTTAGGATTAACGTCTGAAACGATTGAACAAGCTGCCGAAAAGACAGCGCAAATCAGCCAGCGTTTGGCATTAAAATGA
- the mnmA gene encoding tRNA 2-thiouridine(34) synthase MnmA — MTKAPQDTRVVVGMSGGVDSSVAAYLLKEQGYDVIGIFMKNWDDTDENGVCTATEDYEDVIRVCNQIGIPYYAVNFEKQYWDKVFTYFLEEYKAGRTPNPDVMCNKEIKFKAFLEHALSLGADYLATGHYAQVEHAENGETKMLRGKDNNKDQTYFLNQLDQQQLSKVMFPIGHMEKKKVREIALEAGLATATKKDSTGICFIGERNFKEFLGQYLPAQPGQMETLEGVKMGTHDGLMYYTIGQRQGLGIGGAGDPWFVIGKDLERNVLYVGQNIHHDALFSDSLSAVNLSFTSNTPPSGILECTAKFRYRQQDVGVSVEFRGGEAIVTFAEPVRAITPGQAVVFYDGEECLGGGTIDHVFKNGARLEYVG, encoded by the coding sequence ATGACAAAAGCACCACAAGATACACGAGTTGTTGTCGGCATGTCCGGAGGGGTCGACTCTTCGGTTGCTGCATATTTATTGAAAGAACAAGGTTACGACGTTATTGGAATCTTCATGAAAAACTGGGATGATACCGATGAAAATGGCGTATGTACCGCTACAGAAGATTACGAAGATGTTATTCGCGTATGCAACCAAATTGGCATTCCGTATTATGCAGTGAACTTTGAAAAACAATACTGGGACAAAGTCTTTACGTATTTCTTAGAAGAATACAAAGCTGGCCGCACACCAAACCCAGACGTTATGTGCAATAAAGAAATTAAATTTAAAGCATTTCTTGAACACGCATTAAGTTTAGGTGCTGATTATTTAGCAACGGGGCATTATGCACAAGTAGAGCATGCTGAAAACGGCGAAACAAAAATGTTGCGTGGCAAAGATAACAATAAAGACCAAACCTATTTCCTCAACCAATTAGATCAGCAGCAATTGTCGAAAGTAATGTTCCCGATTGGTCACATGGAAAAGAAAAAGGTTCGTGAAATCGCACTAGAAGCAGGACTTGCGACAGCTACGAAAAAAGATTCTACTGGTATTTGTTTTATTGGGGAACGTAACTTCAAAGAATTTTTAGGTCAATATTTGCCAGCACAACCAGGGCAGATGGAAACGTTAGAAGGCGTGAAAATGGGTACGCATGACGGTTTAATGTATTACACGATCGGTCAACGCCAAGGCCTTGGCATTGGCGGAGCAGGAGACCCTTGGTTTGTTATTGGTAAAGATTTAGAGCGCAACGTTTTATATGTTGGGCAAAACATTCATCACGATGCCCTTTTCTCAGATAGCTTATCTGCGGTAAACTTAAGTTTCACATCGAATACTCCACCAAGCGGCATTTTAGAGTGTACTGCGAAATTCCGTTACCGTCAGCAAGATGTAGGCGTTTCTGTAGAATTTAGAGGCGGAGAAGCAATCGTTACGTTTGCAGAACCGGTACGCGCAATTACACCGGGTCAAGCAGTAGTCTTTTATGACGGTGAAGAATGTTTAGGTGGCGGAACCATCGATCACGTTTTTAAAAACGGTGCACGATTGGAATATGTAGGTTAA
- a CDS encoding tetratricopeptide repeat protein, whose product MNYNEIGIQALQEGRTEEAIQAFTQAIEEEPENPLGYINFGHVLTSMDEIDRAERFFQKAITLDDTSATAFYGLANLYFNSERYSEALKLYEKALQYEIEGADAHFMIGKCFEKMDQPKLALPYLQRAVELDETDVQARLSYGISLASMELFQLAEPQFLEVIRRDPNHSDAHYNLGVLYAVSTDRKEDAMYHLKQAYTLDERNEMARYAYDMIATTLE is encoded by the coding sequence ATGAATTATAACGAAATTGGAATTCAAGCCTTGCAAGAAGGCCGTACAGAAGAAGCCATTCAAGCTTTTACACAAGCAATTGAAGAAGAGCCGGAAAATCCACTAGGCTATATTAATTTTGGCCATGTGTTAACGTCGATGGACGAAATCGATCGCGCTGAGCGCTTTTTCCAAAAAGCCATTACCTTAGATGATACGTCAGCGACGGCTTTTTACGGTTTAGCTAATTTATATTTTAATTCAGAGCGTTATTCAGAAGCGTTGAAACTTTACGAAAAAGCATTGCAATATGAGATTGAAGGCGCAGATGCGCATTTCATGATCGGCAAATGTTTTGAGAAAATGGATCAGCCTAAATTAGCGTTACCGTATCTACAGCGCGCAGTTGAATTGGATGAAACAGATGTTCAAGCTCGTTTGAGTTACGGCATTAGCTTAGCTTCTATGGAATTGTTTCAGCTAGCAGAACCACAATTTTTAGAAGTGATCAGAAGAGATCCGAATCATTCGGATGCCCATTACAATTTAGGTGTTCTTTATGCGGTTTCAACAGATCGTAAAGAAGACGCTATGTATCACTTGAAACAAGCGTATACGTTAGATGAGCGCAACGAAATGGCGCGTTATGCTTACGATATGATTGCAACAACTTTGGAATAG